A part of Liolophura sinensis isolate JHLJ2023 chromosome 1, CUHK_Ljap_v2, whole genome shotgun sequence genomic DNA contains:
- the LOC135471669 gene encoding LOW QUALITY PROTEIN: beta-parvin-like (The sequence of the model RefSeq protein was modified relative to this genomic sequence to represent the inferred CDS: inserted 1 base in 1 codon) — protein sequence MASPQPTSSASLTPKKDKKDESLLDKIGTLARKKKIKEVNELEEEGKNAIESPTSPSLPDVGPEGYLLEENEERXMIEPASRELPKVKELIAILLDWINDELADHRIIVKDIEEDLFDGQILQKLIEKLANIKVEVAEVSQSEIGQKQKLRVVLDWVNRILNLPIRWNAQKWSVDSIHSKNLVAILHLLVALARHFRAPIRLPENVCVSVVVVLKRDGLLLPRRVMEEITTTNEDIGARFERDAFDTLFDHAPDKLNVVKKSLITFVNKHLNKINLEVTQLERQFHDGVFLCLLMGLLEGYFVPLYSFHLTPTTFEQKVHNVAFSFELMQDAGLPQPKARPEDVVNLDLKSTLRVLYNIFTKYKGIS from the exons ATGGCTTCCCCTCAACCAACTTCGTCTGCATCACTCACGCCTAAGAAAGACAAAAAGGATGAATCTCTACTTGATAAGATCGGAACCTTagccagaaaaaagaaaatcaaagaaG TAAATGAACTAGAAGAAGAGGGGAAGAATGCCATTGAGTCCCCAACGAGCCCATCCTTACCAGATGTTGGACCTGAGGGGTATTTGCTTG AGGAGAATGAGGAGC CCATGATTGAACCCGCCTCAAGAGAGCTCCCCAAGGTCAAGGAACTGATCGCTATCTTACTGGATTGGATTAATGATGAACTAGCAGATCATCGTATTATAGTCAAGGACATTGAAGAGGATCTGTTTGATGGACAGATTCTTCAAAAACTCATTG AAAAACTTGCCAATATTAAGGTTGAAGTGGCAGAAGTCTCCCAGTCTGAAATCGGACAGAAACAGAAGCTGCGTGTGGTTCTAGACTGGGTGAATAGAATCCTGAATTTACCAATCAGGTGGAATGCCCAGAAATGGAGTGTGGACA GTATTCACTCTAAGAACCTCGTGGCAATCCTTCACCTGCTGGTGGCACTGGCTCGTCACTTTCGTGCTCCCATCAGGCTCCCTGAGAACGTTTGTGTGTCAGTGGTGGTTGTTCTG AAGCGGGATGGGTTACTTCTGCCCAGGCGAGTCATGGAGGAAATCACTACTACAAACGA AGACATCGGTGCTCGGTTTG aGAGGGATGCCTTTGATACACTGTTTGATCATGCCCCAGATAAACTTAATGTTGTGAAAAAA tcattgatcacatttgtaaacaaacatcTAAACAAAATCAACTTGGAAGTCACTCAGTTGGAACGTCAG TTTCATGATGGTGTTTTTCTCTGTCTGTTAATGGGCCTTTTAGAGGGATACTTCGTGCCTTTGTACAGCTTTCATCTCACCCCAACAACTTTTGAGCAGAAG GTTCACAATGTGGCTTTCTCCTTTGAGCTGATGCAGGATGCAGGCCTACCACAGCCTAAAGCAAGGCCCGAGG ATGTTGTCAATTTGGATCTGAAATCAACCCTACGTGTGCTCTACAATATCTTCACCAAGTACAAGGGCATCAGCTAG
- the LOC135476472 gene encoding rab-like protein 3 isoform X2 yields the protein MAAIDKVRILVVGDSGVGKTSLVHLICHNQPVGNPGWTIGCSVEVKLHEYKVGTPSEKTYFLELWDIGGSTSHANSRSIFYNPVHGVILVHDLTNRKSHQNLRKWLAEVLNRESHKDSNGYDYDPEQFAGNQTPVLVVGTKADQAERLRENVLSRVSSVAEECGADEINLDCNQEKCVAPGSTNAVKLSRFFDKVIERRFYTGNQVGGNRIPYSPNVNI from the exons ATGGCGGCAATCGACAAAGTAAGAATTCTTGTTGTCGGTGATTCGG GAGTGGGCAAAACCTCCTTAGTTCACCTTATATGTCATAATCAACCAGTAGGAAACCCGGGCTGGACAATAGGCTGTTCAGTGGAAGTAAAG CTACATGAATATAAAGTTGGCACACCATCAGAAAAAACCTACTTTTTAGAGCTGTGGGATATTGGAGGATCAACAAGTCACGCAAACAGCAGATCCATCTTCTATAACCCTGTGCATG GGGTAATACTCGTCCATGATCTCACGAACAGAAAATCTCATCAGAACTTGCGAAAGTGGCTGGCTGAAGTGTTAAACAGAGAGAGTCATAAGGACTCAAATGG GTATGACTATGATCCTGAGCAGTTTGCTGGAAACCAGACCCCTGTCTTAGTGGTGGGTACAAAGGCTGACCAGGCAGAGCGGCTACGAGAGAACGTTCTCTCACGTGTTTCTTCTGTGGCTGAAGAGTGTGGGGCGGATGAAATTAACCTG GATTGTAATCAGGAGAAATGTGTTGCTCCAGGCTCAACCAATGCTGTGAAACTTTCCAGGTTTTTTGATAAG GTGATAGAAAGGAGATTTTACACAGGAAATCAGGTTGGTGGTAACCGTATACCTTATAGCCCAAATGTCAACATTTAG
- the LOC135476472 gene encoding rab-like protein 3 isoform X1, which yields MAAIDKVRILVVGDSGVGKTSLVHLICHNQPVGNPGWTIGCSVEVKLHEYKVGTPSEKTYFLELWDIGGSTSHANSRSIFYNPVHGVILVHDLTNRKSHQNLRKWLAEVLNRESHKDSNGYDYDPEQFAGNQTPVLVVGTKADQAERLRENVLSRVSSVAEECGADEINLDCNQEKCVAPGSTNAVKLSRFFDKVIERRFYTGNQSFGSSSMTRRTYSPLYYKNSHVD from the exons ATGGCGGCAATCGACAAAGTAAGAATTCTTGTTGTCGGTGATTCGG GAGTGGGCAAAACCTCCTTAGTTCACCTTATATGTCATAATCAACCAGTAGGAAACCCGGGCTGGACAATAGGCTGTTCAGTGGAAGTAAAG CTACATGAATATAAAGTTGGCACACCATCAGAAAAAACCTACTTTTTAGAGCTGTGGGATATTGGAGGATCAACAAGTCACGCAAACAGCAGATCCATCTTCTATAACCCTGTGCATG GGGTAATACTCGTCCATGATCTCACGAACAGAAAATCTCATCAGAACTTGCGAAAGTGGCTGGCTGAAGTGTTAAACAGAGAGAGTCATAAGGACTCAAATGG GTATGACTATGATCCTGAGCAGTTTGCTGGAAACCAGACCCCTGTCTTAGTGGTGGGTACAAAGGCTGACCAGGCAGAGCGGCTACGAGAGAACGTTCTCTCACGTGTTTCTTCTGTGGCTGAAGAGTGTGGGGCGGATGAAATTAACCTG GATTGTAATCAGGAGAAATGTGTTGCTCCAGGCTCAACCAATGCTGTGAAACTTTCCAGGTTTTTTGATAAG GTGATAGAAAGGAGATTTTACACAGGAAATCAG agtTTTGGCTCATCCTCAATGACCAGAAGAACTTACTCACCTCTCTATTACAAGAATTCCCATGTGGACTGA
- the LOC135482311 gene encoding apolipoprotein D-like produces MPNFDASQYLGKWYEHERFFSIAEYDEDCVSANYSLKADGKVKVVNQGVIIGTSQVDEAVGEAYAPDPNFPAKLLVIFGGPPSNYWVLDTDYKTYTVVWSCRDTKTRQAHTGQYCH; encoded by the exons ATGCCTAATTTTGATGCCAGTCAG TACTTAGGTAAGTGGTACGAGCATGAACGATTCTTCTCCATCGCGGAGTATGACGAGGATTGTGTGTCCGCCAACTACAGCCTCAAGGCCGATGGCAAGGTCAAGGTCGTGAACCAAGGCGTAATTATTGG CACCAGCCAGGTGGATGAAGCTGTAGGAGAAGCCTATGCCCCGGATCCTAATTTCCCTGCCAAATTGTTGGTTATCTTCGGAG GTCCGCCGTCAAACTATTGGGTGCTGGACACAGACTACAAGACGTACACAGTAGTGTGGAGTTGTCGGGACACGAAAACGAGGCAAGCCCACACTGGTCAGTATTGTCACTAG